The Chiroxiphia lanceolata isolate bChiLan1 chromosome 4, bChiLan1.pri, whole genome shotgun sequence genome contains a region encoding:
- the LOC116785878 gene encoding BCL2/adenovirus E1B 19 kDa protein-interacting protein 3-like isoform X1, with protein MGARGRHVTVSGGGCARSIRGAMAGTGDDGSWVELRYGPGCPEPAPSPFSCHADVERMLLEAQLETESGDGALLVLDAPAWDDSGAGQASEQSGESEVLPAHSQPPPGCPHPWQWDMLEETKRRQRLLPASLGWACTRCPRYLSPKEFAFVCSPQPVLWSLQGGAVGRKKRLFSSELLLLFIPSLLLSHLLTLGLGIYIGKQLAATSANPL; from the exons ATGGGGGCTCGCGGGCGTCACGTGACTGTCAGCGGCGGGGGCTGCGCGCGGAGCATCCGCGGGGCCATGGCGGGAACCGGCGACGACG GCTCCTGGGTGGAGCTGCGCTATGGCCCAGGCTGCCCCGAGCCGGCACCCTCGCCGTTCTCCTGCCACGCTGACGTGGAGCGGATGCTGCTGGAAGCCCAGCTGGAGACGGAGAGCGGGGACGG GGCCCTGCTCGTGCTGGACGCTCCAGCCTGGGATGACAGTGGAGCTGGGCAGGCGAGCGAGCAGTCAGGGGAGAGCGAGGTCCTGCCTGCACACAGCCAGCCCCCACCGGGCTGCCCCCACCCCTGGCAG TGGGATATGCTGGAGGAAACCAAGCGGAGACAGCGACTCCTGCCAGCgtccctgggctgggcctgTACCCGCTGCCCCCGGTACCTGTCTCCAAA GGAATTTGCCTTTGTGTGctccccccagcctgtgctgtggagCCTGCAGGGAGGTGCagtggggaggaagaagagacttttcagttcagagctgctgctgctcttcatcCCCTCGCTGCTGCTCAGCCACCTCCTGACCCTGGGGCTGGG GATCTACATTGGGAAGCAGCTGGCAGCCACCTCGGCCAACCCCCTGTGA
- the LOC116785878 gene encoding uncharacterized protein LOC116785878 isoform X2, whose amino-acid sequence MGARGRHVTVSGGGCARSIRGAMAGTGDDGSWVELRYGPGCPEPAPSPFSCHADVERMLLEAQLETESGDGALLVLDAPAWDDSGAGQASEQSGESEVLPAHSQPPPGCPHPWQWDMLEETKRRQRLLPASLGWACTRCPRYLSPNLCCGACREVQWGGRRDFSVQSCCCSSSPRCCSATS is encoded by the exons ATGGGGGCTCGCGGGCGTCACGTGACTGTCAGCGGCGGGGGCTGCGCGCGGAGCATCCGCGGGGCCATGGCGGGAACCGGCGACGACG GCTCCTGGGTGGAGCTGCGCTATGGCCCAGGCTGCCCCGAGCCGGCACCCTCGCCGTTCTCCTGCCACGCTGACGTGGAGCGGATGCTGCTGGAAGCCCAGCTGGAGACGGAGAGCGGGGACGG GGCCCTGCTCGTGCTGGACGCTCCAGCCTGGGATGACAGTGGAGCTGGGCAGGCGAGCGAGCAGTCAGGGGAGAGCGAGGTCCTGCCTGCACACAGCCAGCCCCCACCGGGCTGCCCCCACCCCTGGCAG TGGGATATGCTGGAGGAAACCAAGCGGAGACAGCGACTCCTGCCAGCgtccctgggctgggcctgTACCCGCTGCCCCCGGTACCTGTCTCCAAA cctgtgctgtggagCCTGCAGGGAGGTGCagtggggaggaagaagagacttttcagttcagagctgctgctgctcttcatcCCCTCGCTGCTGCTCAGCCACCTCCTGA
- the AUP1 gene encoding ancient ubiquitous protein 1, with product MEPPAAPGPERLFDSHRFPTDGFLLLALLLYAPVGLCLLVLRLFIGVHVFLVSCALPDSVLRRFIVRVMCSVLGLLVRQNDPRLRGAGAKVFIANHVTPFDHNVVSLLTSCNTPALNGAPGFICWSRGFMELGVMGSRAELVDSLKEYSSQRGNPPLLLFPEEAATNGRAGLLRFSSWPFSILDVVQPVALQVRRPLVAVSVADSSWITELLWTFFVPFTVYQVRWMPSVPRRADEPSEDFALRVQELLAMELGVVSTRITAADRTEHMKRLRHTARLPFAPASSQRLVAQPRVPPHLPGGAPEDVQVVAMAQQVKEVLPHVPLEVIRTDLAQTNCVDTTIANLLEGRVSFFPESQEAGTDLPTLSTSQAAAASGIQGSVAAPSAKTATKQFAKSPVERHLSLQERKRALYDYARRRFTEKHGVARAGGSL from the exons atGGAGCCGCCTGCGGCCCCGGGCCCCGAGCGGCTCTTCGATTCGCACCG GTTCCCGACCGATGGGTttctgctcctggccctgttGCTCTACGCGCCCGTGGGGCTCTGCCTGCTCGTCCTGCGCCTTTTCATCGGTGTCCACGTGTTCCTggtcagctgtgccctgcccgACAGCGTCTTGCGGCG GTTTATTGTCCGTGTGATGTGCTccgtgctggggctgctggtgcgGCAGAACGACCCGCGGCTGCGCGGGGCCGGCGCCAAGGTCTTCATCGCCAACCACGTCACCCCCTTCGACCACAACGTCGTCAGCCTGCTCACCTCCTGCAACACG CCTGCGCTGAATGGTGCCCCAGGGTTCATCTGCTGGTCCAGGGGATTCATGGAGCTGGGAGTGATGGGCAGCAGGGCGGAGCTGGTGGATTCCCTGAAGGAATACTCGTCCCAGCGAGGGAacccaccactgctgctgttcccagaggaGGCGGCCACCaacggccgggccgggctgctCCGCTTCAG CTCGTGGCCCTTCTCCATCCTGGATGTTGTGCAGCCCGTTGCCCTGCAGGTCCGGAGGCCGTTGGTGGCAGTG AGCGTGGCCGACTCCTCCTGGATCACGGAGCTGCTCTGGACCTTCTTCGTTCCCTTCACAGTATATCAAGTAAG GTGGATGCCGTCTGTCCCCAGGCGAGCGGACGAGCCGAGTGAGGACTTTGCGCTCCGAGTTCAGGAG CTCTTGGCCATGGAGCTGGGTGTGGTATCCACACGGATCACCGCCGCCGACAGGACTGAGCACATGAAGAGGCTGCGGCACACGGCACGGCTGCCCTTTGCCCCAG CCTCGAGTCAGCGCCTGGtagcccagcccagggtgccCCCCCATCTGCCTGGAGGTGCTCCTGAGGACGTGCAGGTCGTGGCCATGGCACAGCAGGTCAAGGAGGTGCTGCCTCACGTGCCCCTGGAGGTCATCAGGACAGACCTGG cccagaccaaCTGTGTGGACACCACGATTGCCAACTTGCTGGAGGGGAGAGTTTCCTTCTTCCCTGAGAGTCAGGAGGCTGGTACTGACCTGCCTACCCTGTCTacctcccaggctgcagctgcttctggCATCCAGGGCTCCGTGGCTGCGCCTTCTGCCAAG ACGGCTACAAAGCAGTTTGCAAAGTCCCCCGTGGAGCGTCACCTGTCCTTGCAGGAGCGGAAACGAGCCTTGTACGACTATGCCAGGAG GCGGTTCACCGAGAAGCACGGCGTGGCAAGGGCCGGCGGCAGCCTCTAA